The Pogona vitticeps strain Pit_001003342236 chromosome 6, PviZW2.1, whole genome shotgun sequence genome contains a region encoding:
- the CMTM5 gene encoding CKLF-like MARVEL transmembrane domain-containing protein 5: MESRPGAKRSATDASFHLFLGLPPSIPFLSPPPSQSILPPPQRPALQSGRMGEQDEPAGGLQGFALDKDFLRSPKGVLMEAELGLCFLVFLLLTASVSAYMGAALLEVLVTLAFLGLRATHYYERLTRVNWPCLDFLRCVSAAIVFTVVAFAVIAASHEGSAVSAFVFSLIVIAVFCFDAYKTYRAEMGSEQESDLG, translated from the exons ATGGAAAGCCGGCCGGGTGCCAAGCGTAGTGCAACAGACGCCTCCTTTCATCTCTTCTTGGGCCTTCCCCCCTccatcccctttctctctccccccccttcccaaagcatcctcccccccccccaaaggccagCACTCCAAAGCGGCAGGATGGGGGAACAGGACGAGCCGGCTGGGGGGCTGCAGGGCTTTGCCCTGGACAAGGACTTCCTGCGCTCCCCCAAAGGGGTGCTGATGGAGGCAGAGCTG gGCCTCTGCTTCTTGGTCTTCCTGCTGCTCACGGCCTCCGTGTCCGCCTACATGGGGGCTGCGCTGCTGGAGGTTTTGGTGACGTTGGCATTCCTTGGACTGCGAGCCACGCACTACTATGAGCGCCTAACCCGGGTCAACTGGCCCTGCCTG GACTTCCTTCGCTGTGTTAGCGCTGCAATTGTCTTCACTGTGGTGGCCTTTGCCGTGATAGCGGCCAGTCACGAGGGGTCCGCTGTGTCAGCCTTT GTCTTCAGCCTTATCGTTATTGCCGTTTTCTGCTTTGACGCCTATAAAACCTACAGGG